The Phalacrocorax carbo chromosome W unlocalized genomic scaffold, bPhaCar2.1 SUPER_W_unloc_6, whole genome shotgun sequence genome has a segment encoding these proteins:
- the LOC135310891 gene encoding probable global transcription activator SNF2L2, whose translation MTSVPGKIIEQNILSELTRQVQDNQGIRPSQHGFMKGRSCLTNSISFYDHVTHLVDEGKAVDVTYLDFSKAFDTVSHVFLLEKLAAHGLDGSGRQLSEVFIQLPSRKELPEYYELIRKPVDFKKIKERIRNHKYRNLSDLEKDVMLLCHNAQTFNLEGSQIYEDSIVLQSVFKSARQKIAKVESENESKNNDDDDDEEEEEEEESESESKSVKVKIKLNKKDEKSQDKDKGKKRQSRVKAKPAVSDNDSDEGQDENDQSEANRSDDE comes from the exons ATGACCTCAGTACCGGGGAAGATTATAGAGCAAaacatcttgagtgagctcactaggcaagtgcaggacaatcaggggatcaggcccagccagcatgggttcatgaaaggcaggtcctgcctgaccaactcgatctccttctatgaccacGTGACCCACctagtagatgagggaaaggctgtggatgttacttacctggactttagcaaagcctttgacactgtctcccacgtcttcctcctagagaagctggcggctcatggcttggatgg TTCAGGACGGCAGCTAAGTGAAGTCTTCATTCAGCTCCCGTCTAGAAAAGAATTACCAGAGTATTATGAATTAATTAGGAAACCAGTggacttcaaaaaaataaag GAAAGAATTCGTAACCATAAATATCGGAACCTCAGTGATCTGGAGAAAGACGTCATGTTGTTGTGTCACAATGCTCAGACATTCAATTTGGAGGGATCACAG ATCTATGAGGATTCCATTGTTCTTCAGTCTGTATTCAAAAGTGCACGACAGAAGATTGCCAAAGTAGAgagtgaaaatgaaagcaagaataatgatgatgatgatgatgaggaggaggaggaggaggaggagtccGAGTCAGAAT CAAAATCAGTGAAAGTCAAAATCAAGCTGaacaagaaagatgaaaaaagccAGGACAAAGACAAAGGCAAGAAGAGGCAAAGCCGAGTAAAAGCCAAGCCTGCTGTGAGTGACAATGACAGTGATGAGGGTCAAGATGAAAAC GACCAGTCAGAAGCAAACAGAAGTGATGATGAGTAA